In the genome of Erpetoichthys calabaricus chromosome 18, fErpCal1.3, whole genome shotgun sequence, the window CATACATGAAGATACAGGCCAGGAAGAGGACCTTCATGAGCCGGCAAGTGTCAGAAGTAAACTGGAATAAAAACTTACAGTAAAGATACGAACCTGTAGATAAGGATTCGCAGTTAATGAGTTTCTCGGTTCCATTTGCCAATTTCACCTTTACCATTCACCCGGACGGTGTGTGAAGCTGGACCGACTTAGAAGACCGAAGTTATTTGTATGCCTTATTTTTTGCTGTACTATTGTTGTCCGTCCGTTTTGTTCTTAGAAGACATCGTTTATGCCTCCTAAAACCATTTTTATAACTCAATAAAAAGGCAGTATTACAAATGAAAGAACACGTGGATCGTTTCCTACAGGAACAGCTTGCTTTAGGAGCCAGTTAAAAGCAAACGAAAGATTCGTCAGTGAAAAGTGAGAGCTGCTTAACATccgttttttattatatatatatatatatatatatttttgtacagcaTGAACTGCACGGTTTCAGCCTGACAAGAACCACCGTATGCTGGATATTGTCTGTTGTGAGTTTACATCATTTTCGCCAGCCTCCCGAGTTACTTAAACAAATATTACTGACTCCCAAGCAACGCCATTTACAAGAGAAGGTGGCCGGCCATGCCTTTGCTCCAAGGTTACCTTTTAGCATGCATGTCAGTCAAGTGAAACTATAGTAACGAACAAGTTTTTGTAATATGCTGAACAGGAATTGTATTTTTGAGCCCAGTGACAAGTACAAGTGCTTTCTGTATATGCCGCATCATTAAAACAAAGTtggccaataaaaaaaaaaaaacaaaaataaaatgaaccgcTACCTGCCTGTTGCTCGCCAGCATTTCATTGCTGCCCTTGCCAGTACCAGTGTGGTGGTCAAGGCCCTTTGTGCCACAGTCATCCTTCTTTACCTGCTGTCTTTAGTAGTGAACACAGTTTATATTTTAGGAGTAACACCTGGATATCTTTTCCCTCCTAATTTCTGGATCTGGACTTTAGCTACCCACGCTTTGGTTGAAAGTCATGTTTGGGATGTGGCTATCAGCTTGTGTACAATAATTGCAGCCGGAAGACTACTTGAGCCTCTTTGGGGAGCTCTGGAACTGCTCATTTTCTTCGCAGTTGTTAACACTTCAGTTGGTGTCTTGGCTGGATTCTCTTATTTACTTACATATGTTGCCACCTTCAATCTGGACTACTTATTTTCTGTGCAGATCCACGGCATGTTGGGTTTTTTGGGTGCTGTACTTGTAGCACTCAAACAGACTATGGGAGATTTAACAGTCCTACGTGTGCCCCAGATTCGACTTAAAGTGGTCCCCATGTTGGTGTTGCTGGCCTTGTCTCTGCTTCGTCTCACAACATTAACTAAAACCACTGCACCCCTTGCATCATATGGCTATGGCATGCTCTCCAGCTGGGTATATCTACGATTTTACCAGAAACATAGCCGTGGGCGAGGGGACATGTCGGATCACTTTGCATTTGCTTCTTTTTTCCCAGAGATTTTGCAGCCAGTCGTTGGATTTTTGGCTAGTGTGATACACAGCATCCTGGTCAAGATAAAAGTGTGCCGCAAGACTGTAAAGCGCTATGATGTGGGAGCACCCTCTTCAATTACAATCAGTTTGCCAGGGACGGACCCACAAGATGCAGAGAGGAGAAGGTGGGTATCTCTCATTCCCTCAGATGCCTTCTGAACCTAGCAGGTGGTAATAATGCCTTTGGTTTGGTTGACTTTCAGCATgtactttttaattaactgaaaaatgGATCTTCTTGTTTACTATGGGACATTCTTACTAATAGCTGTATATCATTCACCGTGTCTGTTTTTGTCCTGGTGCTCTCAATCCCTAAAAATGCAAATGGCAAATCTTCACTGCCCAGTGATGGATAGGCATTGTGTGCTGCTGGGATAGTTGGTGGTTTTTGGTGATGATAAAACTGGATTATTCAGAACAACTTCAAAGCAATACACATGTGCAGGCCTGTTAAGTGACTTGTTTGGGGAGCTCGGCTGTGGCAGCAGGCAATCGGAACTTGTGTGTTCAAGTTCATTTTGTTAGTAGTTATGTTCCACCACTTGCATAAAGCAAACTTACATACATTTAGTAGTAAATTGTTCAGAGTTCCcttttggaaatttttaaataatatggcTCACTGTGACTGGAGCAGCCAAGTcggaacttttctttcttttcaatattacttgctttatagtcataccagtgtgtgttcagagcaAAAtgtttgtacatatttatttatttatttgagtttctgtaaaaagccaaatttcccccccaGAGACAAATATAGTTCTATCTTTCTGTCTTaggccaggggttctcaaaggTGGCCCGGGGTGCccacaggtttttgtttcaaccagattcacaGTCCGTGACAACtggtaacactgatctcattctcttttctttaaaatttagaAGTATTTCTGTTTTGggtatagatttaaatgcttggctcttttttgttttttttattatatttttccctTTGCTATCTTCATTgtaaacaagcagagcagacagacAGTCAGGCAAACAGCACGGAAttgtgaaaggctgcaactgctttaGCGACAGtctcactaattagtaaataatggatcaattaaacagaacacctggaaaatttGAATGAAAGTCAAtatgaaaataattgttttagggaataatgtattttttttataactgcttagtacattttaatgaaatgttgttatcaaacttccatccatccattttccaacccactgaatcggaacacagggtcacgggggtctgctggagccaatcccagccaacacaggcgcagggcaggacacacacacaccaagcacacactagggacaatttagaattgcatgtctttggactgtgggaggaaacattaccaaacttagttttcttatttctatattgttcccataacacagaatctgggaaataacagttcacttaattagctcaATTAGAAACAGtagctggttggaataaaaacctgcaggtaCAGTGAGTCCCCAGAGCCTCTGTATTAGGCCGTAAAGAAATCAAGTTGATATTGGagttaatgacaaaataacaaaattgtaGAAACGTGACAATTCTTCAGAGAACACATGTATTTAAAATCACTTTCATTTAGTAGTAAACTGTTTATGATTGTGCACTCTATGCTGGGCATAACACACAATCCAGTTCAGAGTAGCTCAGGCCAAAGCCTGTACTGGTAGCCTTGGGGGCAAGGCAGTAATCGGCTCCATGCAGGAAAGTCATCAGTCATGAGACCCACTCACGGAAATAGCCACACTGACACTGGGCCATTTTAAACTCCCCTTCTAGCCTAACACGTTTTAGGGATTTAAGGTTAGTTGGCATCCTATGAATAagtatgggtgtgtgcatgaatatTCCATGCAGTTGATTTGCACgccatccaggattggttcctacatTCCAGTCATTGCTGCAGGGATTGGTTCTGCCTCTCATGGTCCTGAAATTAATTAGGTGGTTTAgagttgctgcctcacagattgaGCATCCTGACATTattcatgtggagtttgcacatgcgATGTGTGTCTGCAAGAGGTTTCCTCAGATGTTCTAAAAGGCAAGTTGTGTAGGTTGACTGGTTATTCCAAACTAACTCTGTGTGGGGATAAATGTGAGTGATGTGCAGATCTAGGCCAGCACTGATACCCATGTTATACATCTCTGTTTCTCAGGCTAAGGAGTGAGAGATGTGGAGGCATTGGTGACCTCAGGGTCCTTAAGGTTCACTATCATTCCAGATCTCTGGTGATTGCACCTGTTGTTGAGACTTTAACGGCTTTAGGATTATCTGTTGGCCATTGTCTCACAgacttatatttaatttttctaactCAGCTTAACCCTTCACTGAAACCCCTAAGTTGACTCCCACCTTCCAGAGAAATATAAGATTCTAGACCAAGTCAATATTAAAAAGTTATAACGTACAAAGACAAGATTAAATGCATAATataagtaataaagaaaataacattcttaCAACAGCTCAGCAAGGATAACGCAGATTCAGATTGTATTCTCTGTCTTTCAGATCCCATTCTGTTTATATCAGAAATTTCTGCTCTAAATTATTTGGATCCCTGGATTTTCCCTTCTGATATAGTATAATATTTCTTTGGAACTGTAAAGCCTTTTTGATGTCTAACAACCcaacacataattaaaatatacctttctttgcataaataatatttccttatttctgtttttacttgcatttgtCCTAAGCATCATACataatattatttaaagaaattattgtGAGTCAAAAGCTCAAAGTTCGGCTTCCTGTGTTTCATTTGACAGAGGATTTGAAGTTCAAAAGAGTCCTGTTTGGAGCAGGACTTGACAGGAGCTGTTTCTTGGGGTCGTCACTGATCCCCGTGTCCTCATGTTCTGCTCATTGcctaattttctgattttttttcaacatAATTGCCACTTCATGATTTGCCAGTTTCAGTCCTTGATTATCTCTCATGTACATTTCTGGCCCGATTTGGTTCTTAGATCGAACATTCACTGGTGGGCCAATGTGGCCTGTTTTCTTAACAGGGTTACCCTGTGACCCTgattgagaatgttgtgttaccCTGATAGCTGATCGGGCAGCCTgtgaaacaatattaaaacttAAGCTGCGTTATTGTTATAAGCCATATTTGATTATGGCACTTGCGTTAAATAATACATTGTACACCATTTGTTATCCTCACCACCccagtgtgtgaccctgagctaGTAAATTAACATGCCTGTGCTTCAGAtatttaaatgcaaataattcaGTTACTGGCGCTGGGGAAATGTAAAATCTTCTAAAGTCATCATTTTAGAACCACTCGACTTAGGGTTATTGTAGACCCAGAAGGTAATTAGTAtgcctgtttttattttctttttagaatttaatgggttttttttgtgatttttgacattgagtttaatgtatgtttttatgctCTTGGACTGGGTTGGTGTCACAGAAGTGATTGGGAATTTCTGCCTGATTGTAGTACATGTATTTATGCTCCACCCAGTTTCTGAAGATTTTAATAAGGCATGCCTGTCAAGTTAAATGTTATTTCCAAATTCATTATTATAGTGTTTGACATTAAATTAGTATCTCCTGTAAAGTGCTGCTGTGTCCAGAATAGCATTCCTTTAAGGAAT includes:
- the tmem115 gene encoding transmembrane protein 115 — protein: MNRYLPVARQHFIAALASTSVVVKALCATVILLYLLSLVVNTVYILGVTPGYLFPPNFWIWTLATHALVESHVWDVAISLCTIIAAGRLLEPLWGALELLIFFAVVNTSVGVLAGFSYLLTYVATFNLDYLFSVQIHGMLGFLGAVLVALKQTMGDLTVLRVPQIRLKVVPMLVLLALSLLRLTTLTKTTAPLASYGYGMLSSWVYLRFYQKHSRGRGDMSDHFAFASFFPEILQPVVGFLASVIHSILVKIKVCRKTVKRYDVGAPSSITISLPGTDPQDAERRRQLALKALNERLKRVEDQSTWPSMDDEEEEEDERNRADIPLLSTRETPVSAGGSTGKNSDVQESSIISFEDAPSQS